In the genome of Botrytis cinerea B05.10 chromosome 13, complete sequence, one region contains:
- the Bcmch1 gene encoding Bcmch1, which yields MAPTNRTLLLRSSSPSSSLRSPSESSSAFRDQKARKQDIIRYTSYASAILSCLCAGSITAYSLYGHLFQSRLHYTQLQVNIVIIAAELAMYLPVPVFGYLCDRVGPAPLSLGAGFMFGAGYGLAALTYKSGEKDVEGYVTERGWPIIWMVIAFMIIGMATTCMYISAVTACAKNFGKSKYRGLALACPIAAFGLSGMWQSQVGEKILYERGRDGQRGDVDVGRFFSFLAITLLVVGVIGCGLLKIVDEEELIEEAVEELERSGLLGEEEGYARRGYGTLNGGERGDVDEEDEEARKKTWLLNEETRRFLKDHTMWWLAIGFFFVSGPGESFITNLGTIIGTLHPPTIHNPTSAATHVSVVALTSTIARILFGTLTDVLAPVPTTHHFGSLSNSFASLPPQPRSRFTISRITFLILSALLILLGDILLAAGICQNHANRFWIISTLIGSGYGALFSLTPLIVTVIWGVENFGTNWGIVAMVPALGATLWGVIYSQVYQKVAEGLWKEFLGDGVLCWGQSCYAGTFWGMAGSVSVGIGFWVWAWKGKDGWSDRGVVV from the coding sequence ATGGCGCCCACAAATCGCACCCTCCTCCTTCGGTCctcctccccatcctcatctctaCGATCACCATCTGAATCTTCCTCTGCTTTCCGCGACCAAAAAGCTCGTAAACAAGATATAATCCGCTACACCTCCTACGCCTCCGCCATTCTCTCCTGTCTCTGCGCAGGTTCCATCACCGCTTATTCGCTCTATGGCCATTTATTTCAATCGCGATTACATTATACACAACTGCAAGTCAATATTGTTATCATCGCGGCGGAATTGGCAATGTATCTGCCGGTACCGGTATTTGGATATCTATGCGATCGGGTTGGACCTGCGCCACTGTCTCTCGGGGCGGGATTTATGTTTGGAGCTGGATATGGATTGGCGGCACTTACATATAAGAGTGGAGAGAAGGATGTAGAGGGTTATGTGACGGAAAGAGGATGGCCAATCATCTGGATGGTGATTGCGTTCATGATTATTGGGATGGCAACCACTTGTATGTATATTAGTGCGGTGACGGCATGTGCGAAGAATTTTGGGAAATCGAAATATAGAGGCCTGGCGCTTGCATGTCCAATCGCGGCATTTGGATTGAGTGGAATGTGGCAGAGTCAGGTGGGGGAGAAGATATTATatgagagagggagagacgGTCAAAGGGGAGATGTTGATGTGGGGAGATTCTTTTCGTTCTTGGCTATTACGCTTCTTGTGGTGGGAGTTATTGGATGTGGCTTGTTGAAGAttgtggatgaggaggagttgattgaagaagctgttgaggaattggagaggaGTGGGTTActtggggaggaggaaggataTGCTAGGAGAGGATATGGTACTTTGAATGGAGGAGAACgaggtgatgttgatgaggaggatgaggaagcgAGAAAGAAGACTTGGTTATTAAACGAGGAAACAAGGAGATTCCTTAAAGATCATACTATGTGGTGGTTAGCCATTGGATTTTTCTTCGTCTCCGGACCAGGCGAGTCGTTCATCACAAATTTGGGCACGATCATCGGCACGCTTCATCCACCTACAATCCACAATCCTACTTCCGCAGCAACACACGTTTCAGTTGTGGCACTTACCTCAACCATCGCTCGAATCCTATTTGGTACCCTCACCGATGTATTGGCACCGGTTCCCACAACACATCATTTCGGTTCTCTGTCAAATTCTTTCGCTTCTCTCCCACCACAACCTAGATCTCGTTTCACAATATCTCGTATAACATTCCTTATCTTGTCCGCTCTCCTAATTCTTTTAGGTGATATTCTACTGGCTGCAGGAATTTGCCAAAACCACGCTAACCGCTTCTGGATCATTTCCACTCTCATCGGATCTGGTTACGGCGCTTTATTCTCCCTGACCCCTTTGATCGTAACGGTTATCTGGGGTGTTGAAAACTTCGGAACTAACTGGGGAATCGTGGCAATGGTTCCAGCACTAGGTGCTACACTCTGGGGTGTGATTTACAGTCAGGTCTACCAGAAAGTTGCCGAGGGATTATGGAAGGAATTCCTTGGTGATGGGGTACTTTGCTGGGGACAAAGCTGTTATGCTGGTACCTTCTGGGGAATGGCAGGGAGTGTGAGTGTTGGAATTGGATTCTGGGTTTGGGCTTGGAAGGGAAAGGACGGATGGAGTGATAGAGGGGTTGTAGTGTAG
- the Bccct5 gene encoding Bccct5: MAMNIDMSQASVIKDEQGRPFIVVRDQGKKKRQHGNEAVKSHILAARTVANIVKTSLGPRGLDKILISPDGDITVTNDGATILGQMEIQNHVAKLLVELSKSQDDEIGDGTTGVVVLAGALLEQAAELIDKGIHPIRIADGYDQACDIAVAELDRIADTIEFTKTQKENLVKVARTSLGSKIVSKAHDQFANIAVDAILSVADLERKDVDFDLIKVDGKVGGSLEDSLLVQGVIVDKDFSHPQMPDEVRDAKIAILTCAFEPPKPKTKHKLDITSVEEFKKLQTYEKDKFTEMVQQIKDTGANLVICQWGFDDEANHLLLQSQLPAVRWVGGPEIELIAIATNGRIVPRFEDLSAEKLGRAGLVREMSFGTTREKMLVIEECANTRAVTVFVRGSNKMIIDEAKRSLHDALCVVRNLVRDNRVVYGGGAAEIACSLAVEDAAVKSPGLEQYAMRAFADALDAIPMALAENSGLSSIETLASVKSRQATEKNTRLGVDCMQTGSNDMRDAFVIDPLIGKKQQLMLATQLCRMVLKINNVIIAGNDENEF, from the exons ATGGCGATGA atattgatatgtcACAGG CTTCTGTGATCAAGGATGAGCAAGGAAGACCTTTCATCGTTGTCAGAGA tcaaggaaagaagaagagacagCATGGAAACGAGGCAGTCAAATCACATATTCTAGCAGCGAGGACAGTAGCCAATATTGTCAAGACCTCCCTTGGTCCCCGAGGCCTCGATAAGATTCTTATTTCTCCAGATGGTGATATTACAGTCACAAATGACGGTGCTACCATTTTGGGACAGATGGAGATTCAGAACCACGTTGCAAAGCTTTTGGTCGAACTCTCAAAATCTCAGGACGACGAAATCGGTGACGGCACAACTGGTGTGGTAGTTTTGGCCGGTGCCTTGTTAGAGCAAGCAGCCGAACTTATCGACAAGGGAATTCATCCCATTCGTATAGCTGATGGTTACGATCAAGCTTGTGATATTGCTGTTGCGGAGCTGGATAGAATTGCCGATACTATCGAATTcacaaaaacacaaaaagagaatttaGTTAAGGTTGCAAGGACAAGTTTGGGAAGTAAAATTGTCTCCAAGGCCCACGACCAATTTGCCAACATCGCCGTTGATGCTATCTTATCTGTTGCCGATTTGGAGCGTAAGGATGTCGACTTTGACTTGATCAAGGTTGATGGCAAGGTTGGTGGATCTCTTGAGGATTCTTTACTAGTTCAAGGTGTAATTGTCGACAAAGACTTCTCACACCCTCAAATGCCTGATGAAGTTCGAGACGCCAAGATCGCTATTCTCACATGTGCATTTGAACCACCCAAGCCAAAAACCAAGCATAAGCTCGACATAACCTCCGTTGAAGAATTTAAGAAACTACAAACATACGAAAAGGACAAGTTTACCGAGATGGTTCAACAAATCAAGGATACTGGTGCCAATCTTGTTATCTGTCAGTGGGGATTCGATGATGAGGCAAACCATCTTTTATTACAAAGTCAATTACCGGCCGTGCGATGGGTTGGAGGACCAGAGATAGAATTGATCGCCATTGCAACAAACGGTAGAATCGTAccaagatttgaagatttatcAGCTGAGAAACTCGGAAGAGCTGGATTAGTCAGAGAAATGAGCTTTGGTACCACCAGGGAGAAGATGTTGGTCATCGAGGAGTGTGCAAACACTCGTGCCGTTACAGTCTTTGTTAGAGGAAGTAACAAGATG ATCATTGATGAGGCTAAACGTTCCCTCCACGATGCTTTATGCGTTGTTCGTAACCTCGTCAGAGACAACAGAGTTGTttatggtggtggtgctgcAGAAATCGCATGCTCATTAGCCGTTGAGGATGCCGCTGTCAAATCACCTGGTCTCGAGCAATACGCCATGCGCGCTTTTGCCGATGCCCTTGACGCTATCCCAATGGCCTTGGCAGAAAACTCCGGTCTCTCCTCCATCGAAACCCTTGCCTCTGTCAAGAGCAGACAAGCCACCGAGAAGAACACAAGATTGGGTGTTGATTGTATGCAAACTGGTAGCAATGACATGAGAGATGCTTTCGTTATCGATCCATTGATCGGTAAGAAACAACAATTGATGTTGGCTACTCAACTTTGTCGTATGGTATTGAAGATCAATAACGTCATCATTGCTGGAAACGATGAGAATGAATTTTAG